From Actinopolymorpha cephalotaxi, one genomic window encodes:
- a CDS encoding DinB family protein: MSEPSEPDYALTDPQDLLAGFLDYYRDVVLRKLDGLSEEELRSSRLPSGWTPLQLLKHLTHVERRWLVWGFLAEQVEDPWADDGPDGRWRVRPEESVDDLLAAFHAQVARSREIVAGGALSDLSALGGRFPADVDAQPSLGWILFHVLQEYARHAGHLDVARELADGATGE, from the coding sequence GTGAGCGAACCCTCCGAGCCCGACTACGCGCTGACCGATCCCCAGGACCTGTTGGCCGGCTTCCTCGACTACTACCGCGACGTGGTGCTCCGCAAGCTGGACGGCCTGTCCGAGGAGGAGTTGCGATCCAGCCGGCTCCCGTCGGGCTGGACGCCGCTCCAGCTGCTCAAGCACCTCACGCACGTGGAACGCCGGTGGCTGGTGTGGGGCTTTCTGGCCGAGCAGGTCGAGGACCCGTGGGCAGACGACGGCCCAGACGGGCGCTGGCGGGTCCGTCCGGAGGAGTCCGTGGACGATCTGCTGGCGGCGTTCCACGCGCAGGTGGCGCGTTCCAGGGAGATCGTGGCCGGCGGCGCGCTCTCGGACCTGTCCGCGCTCGGGGGCAGGTTTCCGGCGGACGTGGACGCCCAGCCGTCGTTGGGCTGGATCCTCTTCCACGTGCTACAGGAGTACGCCCGGCACGCCGGTCACCTCGACGTCGCCCGCGAGCTTGCCGACGGCGCCACAGGGGAGTGA
- a CDS encoding S1 RNA-binding domain-containing protein: MSRPEHSNDEAVWARFVDRYSVGDVVEGDVVSVVAFGAFVRIDAVDGLAPKATWPTLPEVGARVPARIEAIDADNHRFALSPA; encoded by the coding sequence ATGTCCCGCCCTGAACATTCCAACGACGAGGCCGTCTGGGCTCGGTTCGTGGACCGGTACTCCGTCGGCGACGTGGTCGAGGGTGACGTCGTGAGCGTCGTCGCGTTCGGCGCCTTTGTCCGGATCGACGCGGTCGACGGACTGGCCCCGAAGGCGACGTGGCCGACGCTGCCCGAGGTCGGTGCCCGGGTGCCCGCGCGGATCGAGGCGATCGACGCGGACAACCACCGGTTCGCGCTGAGCCCGGCGTGA
- a CDS encoding Gfo/Idh/MocA family protein, with translation MSALRAGLLGLGMMGRHHARVLRSLEGVELVAVADPGGDPHGVAGGLDVLPDAEKLITAGIDLCVVAVPTAFHEEVGLVLAAAGVHALVEKPLASTVEGAEKLAAAFEAQGLVGCVGHIERYNPALQNLRARLDHGELGEIYQVITRRQGPFPNRIADVGVIKDLATHDIDSTAWVTRGRYRSVSARTAHKSGRKYEDLVAVVGQLDDGTVVNHLVNWLSPMKERVTVVTGERGAFVADTIAADLTFHANGVRLLEWETMASFRGVTEGDMIRYAIPKPEPLRTELTAFRDAILRNRDGTGAAVGTDPDAGGGDVVGMREGLAIVEVAEAILRSAAQGRTVGLG, from the coding sequence ATGAGCGCGCTACGGGCCGGGCTGCTGGGCCTGGGCATGATGGGCCGCCACCACGCCCGGGTGCTGCGGTCGCTGGAGGGCGTGGAGCTGGTCGCGGTCGCCGACCCCGGCGGTGACCCGCACGGTGTGGCCGGCGGCCTGGACGTGCTGCCGGACGCGGAGAAGCTGATCACCGCCGGCATCGACCTGTGTGTGGTCGCCGTACCCACCGCGTTCCACGAGGAGGTGGGCCTGGTGCTCGCCGCCGCCGGTGTGCACGCGCTGGTGGAGAAGCCGCTGGCCAGCACGGTGGAGGGCGCGGAGAAGCTGGCCGCGGCGTTCGAGGCGCAGGGGCTGGTCGGCTGTGTCGGGCACATCGAGCGCTACAACCCGGCGCTGCAGAACCTCCGGGCCCGCCTCGACCACGGCGAGCTCGGCGAGATCTACCAGGTGATCACCCGCCGGCAGGGGCCGTTCCCCAACCGCATCGCCGACGTCGGCGTGATCAAGGACCTCGCCACCCACGACATCGACTCCACCGCGTGGGTCACCCGCGGGCGTTACCGGTCGGTGTCGGCGCGGACCGCGCACAAGAGCGGCCGGAAGTACGAGGACCTGGTGGCGGTCGTCGGCCAGCTCGACGACGGCACGGTGGTCAACCACCTGGTCAACTGGCTGTCCCCGATGAAGGAACGCGTCACGGTGGTCACCGGCGAACGGGGCGCGTTCGTCGCGGACACGATCGCGGCCGACCTGACGTTCCACGCCAACGGCGTCCGCCTCCTGGAGTGGGAGACGATGGCGTCGTTTCGCGGGGTGACCGAGGGCGACATGATCCGGTACGCCATCCCCAAACCGGAACCGTTGCGCACCGAGCTCACCGCCTTCCGGGACGCGATCCTGCGCAACCGGGACGGAACCGGTGCGGCCGTGGGCACGGATCCGGACGCGGGCGGCGGCGACGTGGTGGGGATGCGGGAGGGGCTGGCGATCGTCGAGGTCGCCGAGGCGATCCTGCGTTCGGCCGCGCAGGGCCGTACGGTCGGCCTCGGCTGA
- a CDS encoding tetratricopeptide repeat protein — MTDRFNTVRPDGEATADRWAGALHLFDQADENAGTGGGSVASPAEEAPADRWERAGLMFAERRYIASARLLAGLVEEFPRHTAARLLLARAYYHSAQLNRAEEQLRAVIDQDPVEPYAHLLLGRVLERRSRPDEAATWLRRADAFTADA, encoded by the coding sequence ATGACCGACAGGTTCAACACCGTTCGCCCCGACGGCGAGGCCACCGCCGACCGCTGGGCCGGGGCGCTGCACCTCTTCGACCAGGCCGACGAGAACGCCGGGACCGGCGGGGGCAGCGTGGCCTCCCCGGCCGAGGAGGCGCCCGCGGACCGGTGGGAGCGCGCCGGCCTGATGTTCGCCGAACGCCGGTACATCGCGTCCGCGCGACTGCTGGCCGGTCTGGTGGAGGAGTTCCCGCGCCACACCGCGGCCCGGCTGCTGCTCGCCCGGGCGTACTACCACTCGGCCCAGCTGAACCGGGCCGAGGAGCAACTGCGGGCCGTGATCGACCAGGACCCGGTCGAGCCGTACGCACATCTGTTGCTGGGCAGGGTTCTGGAACGTCGGAGCCGTCCTGACGAGGCCGCGACCTGGCTGCGCAGGGCGGACGCCTTCACCGCCGACGCATAG